Proteins from one Porites lutea chromosome 3, jaPorLute2.1, whole genome shotgun sequence genomic window:
- the LOC140932278 gene encoding uncharacterized protein, which produces MVRTLRSHERVHTGEKPFQCKQCGKCFSKAGNLRIHERVHTGEKPYDCKQCGKCFSLAGNLRIHERVHTGEKPYECKQCGKCFSLAGNLKSHVTVHTGKKPYECKQCGKCFSQAANLKSHVTVHTGESPYECKQCGKCFSQAANLKRHVTVHTGEKPYECKQCGKCFSQAGTLRRHERVHTGERPYECKQCGKCFSVVRTLRSHERVHTGEKPFKCKQCGKCFSEAGNLRRHERVHTGESSYECKQCGKCFSVVRTLRSHERVHTGEKPFECKQCGKCFSEARNLRSHERVHTGEKPFECKQCGKCFTEAGNLRIHERVHTGEKPYECKQCDKCFSVAGNLRIHKRVHTGEKPYECKQCGKCFRHLHTIRTHERVHTKQKPYECKQCGKCFTKCGKLKKHGRSHTPKRSGKYSQKKGRLTYSLGRIVEKVTQSANKALVQKVSGKDSREALQSAIFEEHSCWICQEEMTSEALLLQHYENHMRYISEDDSVHTEEKCYECKQCGKCFSRSEYLRRHKRVHTGEKPYECKQCGKCFSRSEDLRRHKRVHTGEKPYECKQCGKCFNAVGSLRIHERVHTGEKPYECKICGKCFREKGALKRHERVHTGEKLFECKQCGKCFSLAGNLRIHQRVHTGEKPYECKQCGKCFSVAGNLRKHERVHTGEKPYECKQCGKCFRHLNAIRTHERTHTKEKPYECKQCGKCFTRSGQLKKHGRSHTPKRSGKYSQRKERLTYSLATTVEKVTQSANKALIQKESGNNGIEGLVSAVFEEHSCWICQEEMTSKALLLQHYENHMRYIPEDDS; this is translated from the exons atGGTAAGAAccctaaggagtcatgaaagagttcacactggggaaaagcctttccaatgtaaacagtgtggtaaGTGTTTTAGTAAAGCAGGAAacttaaggattcatgaaagagttcacactggggaaaagccttatgactgtaaacagtgtggaaagTGTTTTAGTCTAGCAGGAAacttaaggattcatgaaagagttcacactggggaaaagccttatgaatgtaaacagtgtggcaagtgttttagcctaGCAGGAAACCTAAAGAGTCATGTAACAGTTCACACTGGGAAAAAGCcctatgaatgtaaacagtgtggcaagtgttttagccaagcagcaAACCTAAAGAGTCATGTAacagttcacactggggaaagcccttatgaatgtaaacagtgtggcaagtgttttagccaagcagcaAACCTAAAGAGGCATGTAacagttcacactggggaaaagccttatgaatgtaaacagtgtggcaagtgttttagccaagcaggaaccctaaggagacatgaaagagttcacactggggaaaggccttatgaatgtaaacagtgtggcaagtgttttagtgtgGTAAGAAccctaaggagtcatgaaagagttcacactggggaaaagccttttaaatgtaaacagtgtggtaagtgttttagtgaagcaggaaacttaaggagacatgaaagagttcacactggggaaagttcttatgaatgtaaacagtgtggcaagtgttttagcgtGGTAAGAAccctaaggagtcatgaaagagttcacactggggaaaagccttttgaatgtaaacagtgtggtaaGTGTTTTAGTGAAGCACGAAACttaaggagtcatgaaagagttcacactggggaaaagccttttgaatgtaaacagtgtggtaaGTGTTTTACTGAAGCAGGAAacttaaggattcatgaaagagttcacactggggaaaagccttatgaatgtaaacagtgtgacaaGTGTTTTAGTGTAGCAGGAAACTTAAGGATTCataaaagagttcacactggggaaaagccttatgaatgtaaacagtgtggcaagtgttttagacATTTGCATACCATAAGGACTCATGAAAGGGTTCACACTAAGCAAaaaccttatgaatgtaaacagtgtggcaagtgttttaccAAATGTGGAAAGCTAAAAAAACATGGAAGATCTCATACTCCAAAACGGTcgggtaaatattcccaaaaaAAGGGAAGATTGACTTATTCTTTGGGTAGGATTGTTGAAAAGGTCACACAATCTGCAAACAAAGCATTAGTACAGAAAGTGAGTGGAAAAGATAGTAGGGAAGCCTTACAATCAGCAATCTTTGAGGAACATAGCtgttggatttgtcaagaggagATGACTAGCGAGGCACTTCTTCTTCAACACTATGAAAACCATATGAGATATATTTCTGAAGATGACTC CGTTCACACTGAGGAAAAGtgttatgaatgtaaacagtgtggcaagtgttttagccgatcAGAATACCTAAGGAGACATAAAAGAGTTCATACTGgcgaaaagccttatgaatgtaaacagtgtggcaagtgttttagccgatcAGAAGACCTAAGGAGACATAAAAGAGTTcatactggggaaaagccttatgaatgtaaacagtgtggcaagtgttttaatgCAGTAGGATCCCTAAGGATAcacgaaagagttcacactggggaaaagccttacgaatgCAAAATTTGTGGAAAGTGTTTTAGAGAAAAAGGAGCCCTAAAacgtcatgaaagagttcacactggggaaaagctttttgaatgtaaacagtgtggtaaGTGTTTTAGTCTAGCAGGAAACTTAAGGATTCAtcaaagagttcacactggggaaaagccttatgaatgtaaacagtgtggcaagtgttttagtgtagcaggaaacctaaggaaacatgaaagagttcacactggggaaaagccttatgaatgtaaacagtgtggcaagtgttttagacATTTGAATGCCATAAGGACTCATGAAAGGACTCACACTAAGGAAaaaccttatgaatgtaaacaatgtggcaagtgttttaccAGAAGTGGACAGCTAAAAAAACATGGAAGATCTCATACTCCAAAAAGGTcgggtaaatattcccaaagaaAGGAAAGATTGACTTATTCTTTGGCTACGACAGTTGAAAAGGTCACACAATCTGCAAACAAAGCGCTAATACAGAAAGAGAGTGGAAACAATGGTATTGAAGGCTTAGTATCAGCAGTCTTTGAGGAACACAGCTGTTGGATTTGCCAAGAGGAGATGACTAGTAAGGCACTTCTTCTTCAACACTATGAAAACCATATGAGATATATTCCTGAAGATGACTCGTAA